In Mus musculus strain C57BL/6J chromosome 9, GRCm38.p6 C57BL/6J, one genomic interval encodes:
- the Gm33700 gene encoding proline-rich protein 23A3-like has translation MKPCSTSTDPEPNPAECPRLHLDQPAQHDLEIPMGTSSDELTSVVFLASGSVLQLPLDDFDLHIEPQPNSILQLSLPGHTILVVPEGLQDSTWPGHPEFSLSRPLASPLLNMPRDLIVIQPESFSASVRDSEGLECASPSGMPWMNDPDGPDPELDLSFSSLDGCSPSASPGAESFASGSTWSLQSSMLEPLTDSPLQPLPPSPPSHHEQSPLSPVRPNRPPCKAKRCLLF, from the coding sequence ATGAAGCCCTGCAGCACCAGCACTGATCCTGAACCCAATCCTGCCGAGTGCCCTCGACTCCACCTAGACCAGCCTGCTCAACACGACCTGGAAATACCTATGGGGACTTCCAGCGACGAGCTCACCTCCGTGGTATTCCTGGCCTCTGGCTCTGTCCTGCAGCTGCCCCTGGATGACTTCGACCTACACATTGAGCCCCAGCCCAACTCGATCCTGCAATTGTCGCTCCCAGGACACACCATCCTCGTGGTTCCCGAAGGCCTCCAGGACTCCACTTGGCCAGGACATCCTGAGTTCTCCCTTTCCCGCCCGCTTGCATCCCCTCTCCTGAACATGCCCCGGGACCTTATAGTCATCCAGCCAGAATCCTTCAGTGCTTCGGTAAGAGACAGCGAGGGCTTGGAATGTGCCTCTCCCTCAGGGATGCCATGGATGAACGATCCAGATGGCCCGGACCCAGAACTTGATctctcattttcttcattagaTGGCTGTAGTCCTTCAGCCTCTCCTGGGGCAGAGAGTTTTGCTTCGGGGTCCACCTGGAGCCTACAAAGTAGCATGCTGGAGCCGCTTACAGACTCACCACTGCaacctctccctccatctcctccgAGCCACCACGAACAGAGCCCTCTGAGTCCCGTGAGACCTAATCGCCCTCCATGCAAGGCCAAGAGGTGCCTCCTCTTCTAG
- the 7420426K07Rik gene encoding uncharacterized protein LOC546157: protein MEGVRPSSTSADLGPTPAKHPRLQLQQPAQWDLERPIQPSSWQGQAEISPTSPLGSAVLDMCWKLIRSQPGSFSAPVRDSEDLEYASPSGMPWMNAPDDLDTGLHLSSSSLDGQVPDAWSPSASPVAESCAPWFTWSLKGSMLKPLPDSPLQSLPPSPPPNHQEQSPLSPVRPTRPPCKARRRLLF from the coding sequence ATGGAGGGAGTGAGGCCCAGCAGCACTAGCGCTGACCTCGGGCCCACTCCTGCCAAGCACCCTCGCCTCCAACTACAGCAGCCTGCTCAGTGGGACCTGGAACGGCCTATCCAGCCCTCGTCCTGGCAAGGACAGGCTGAGATCTCGCCCACCAGCCCACTTGGGTCTGCTGTCCTGGACATGTGCTGGAAACTCATACGCAGCCAGCCGGGATCCTTCAGTGCTCCGGTAAGAGACAGCGAGGACTTGGAATACGCCTCTCCCTCAGGGATGCCATGGATGAACGCTCCAGATGACCTGGACACAGGCCTTCATCTCTCATCTTCTTCACTAGATGGTCAAGTCCCAGATGCCTGGAGTCCTTCAGCCTCTCCTGTTGCTGAGAGTTGTGCTCCGTGGTTCACCTGGAGTCTCAAAGGCAGCATGCTGAAGCCTCTTCCAGACTCACCTCTGcagtctctccctccatctcctcctcctaaTCACCAAGAACAGAGCCCTCTGAGTCCTGTGAGACCTACTCGCCCTCCATGCAAGGCCAGGAGGCGCCTCCTCTTCTAG